From Woronichinia naegeliana WA131, the proteins below share one genomic window:
- a CDS encoding prohibitin family protein, whose protein sequence is MKSRSSENWQPIIGGLIAALLVLLSLNAFVIITPGQAGVLSILGKAQGGELLEGLHYKPPFVSSVDIYDVTIQKFEVPAQSSTKDLQNLSASFAINFRLDPTKIVNIRRTQGSLQNIVAKIIAPQTQESFKIAAARRTVEEAITKRSELKEDFDNALNSRLEKYGIIVLDTSVVDLTFSPEFARAVEEKQIAEQRAQRAVYVAQEAEQQAQADINRAKGKAEAQRLLAETLKAQGGQLVLQKEAIEAWREGGAQMPQVLVMSGENHGAVPFLFNLGDMVKQ, encoded by the coding sequence ATGAAATCAAGATCATCAGAGAATTGGCAACCCATTATAGGGGGACTCATCGCCGCCTTATTAGTTTTACTCAGTTTAAATGCCTTTGTGATTATTACGCCTGGCCAGGCTGGAGTCCTAAGCATTTTAGGGAAGGCTCAAGGGGGAGAACTCCTGGAAGGATTGCACTATAAACCACCATTTGTTTCTTCGGTAGATATTTATGATGTAACCATACAAAAATTTGAGGTGCCGGCCCAAAGCTCTACGAAGGATTTACAAAATTTATCTGCCAGCTTTGCCATCAATTTTCGCCTTGATCCGACCAAAATCGTCAATATTCGTCGTACCCAGGGATCATTACAAAATATTGTAGCCAAAATTATCGCGCCTCAAACTCAGGAATCTTTTAAAATTGCGGCGGCAAGAAGAACCGTAGAAGAGGCCATTACTAAACGCAGTGAACTCAAAGAAGATTTTGACAATGCCCTCAATTCCCGCCTAGAAAAATACGGCATTATTGTTTTAGATACCAGTGTCGTCGATTTAACCTTTTCACCAGAATTTGCACGGGCCGTTGAGGAAAAACAAATTGCTGAACAACGGGCCCAACGAGCGGTTTATGTCGCCCAGGAAGCAGAACAACAGGCTCAAGCTGATATTAATCGCGCCAAAGGAAAGGCTGAAGCTCAACGACTTTTAGCAGAAACCCTTAAGGCTCAGGGGGGTCAATTAGTCTTACAAAAAGAGGCGATCGAGGCTTGGCGAGAAGGGGGGGCTCAAATGCCGCAGGTGTTAGTGATGAGTGGGGAAAATCACGGTGCAGTTCCCTTTCTTTTTAATTTAGGAGATATGGTGAAACAATAG
- a CDS encoding AAA family ATPase codes for MSGLSGSGKSTVANHLAPQLNAIQIRSDAVRKHLAGISLQTKGDVSLYSTAMNDRYCWRSTIIKAAPAQHISLEIIHCQANLSTLRDRLWQGSGDISDTTVDLLEQQWQQAEVFTDQEKPYVMTLDTEMQNIPFVEIGEKIKCL; via the coding sequence ATGTCAGGTCTATCAGGTTCGGGAAAAAGTACGGTGGCTAATCATCTCGCGCCTCAACTTAATGCCATTCAGATTCGTTCCGATGCCGTTCGTAAACATTTAGCGGGCATTTCTTTGCAAACCAAAGGCGATGTCAGTTTATATAGTACGGCTATGAATGACCGTTATTGCTGGCGTTCTACCATCATTAAAGCTGCCCCAGCTCAACACATTTCCCTAGAAATTATTCATTGTCAAGCCAATTTATCGACTCTCCGCGATCGCCTTTGGCAAGGTAGTGGGGATATTTCCGATACAACGGTTGATCTGTTGGAACAGCAATGGCAACAAGCAGAAGTTTTTACGGATCAGGAGAAACCTTATGTGATGACGTTGGACACGGAAATGCAAAATATTCCTTTTGTAGAGATAGGGGAAAAGATAAAATGTCTCTAA
- a CDS encoding methylated-DNA--[protein]-cysteine S-methyltransferase, whose translation MKLYFCETSIGKIGIAEDAGKITNVYFATDIIPPALALEETALIRDAFRQLNAYLKGTLTAFSLPIAPAGTIFRQQVWQLLVNTPYGTTATYKDIAIALGNPKSVRAVGQANHQNPIPLFIPCHRIIGSNRQLVGYRGGLAIKAKLLEIEKQGLANP comes from the coding sequence ATGAAACTTTATTTTTGCGAAACAAGCATTGGCAAAATTGGGATTGCTGAAGATGCGGGTAAAATCACTAACGTTTATTTTGCAACTGATATCATTCCACCAGCATTAGCACTTGAAGAAACAGCTTTGATCCGTGATGCTTTTCGACAATTGAATGCCTATCTGAAGGGTACATTAACAGCCTTTTCCCTACCGATCGCGCCTGCCGGTACCATTTTTAGACAGCAAGTATGGCAATTACTCGTTAACACCCCCTACGGTACAACCGCTACCTATAAAGATATCGCGATCGCCCTGGGCAACCCCAAAAGTGTTCGGGCCGTGGGACAAGCTAACCACCAAAATCCGATTCCCCTATTTATCCCTTGCCATCGAATTATTGGCAGTAATAGACAACTCGTCGGATATCGAGGTGGATTGGCGATCAAGGCAAAGTTGCTAGAGATCGAAAAACAAGGTTTGGCTAATCCCTGA
- a CDS encoding DNA adenine methylase has translation MIKSPLRYPGGKQRAIAQIANYLPQSFHEFREPFIGGGSVFLHIRQTYTDIKYWINDLNEELCHFWLQSQNNLPALVERVWQVKKSKTCGRELFNQLAKADTAKMTSLERATRFFVLNRISFSGTIESGGYSEASFLGRFTDSSIDRLAALNQSLVNTIITNLDYRQLLEEPGENVFIFLDPPYLANSQSRLYGKKGDLHTFFDHNRFAKLMQNCPHQWLITYDDCEQVRENFDFAFIYEWELQYGMNNYKQKQAKKGNELFITNYPIDQILVASV, from the coding sequence ATGATTAAAAGTCCCTTACGCTATCCAGGGGGAAAGCAACGAGCGATCGCTCAAATTGCCAACTATTTACCCCAATCCTTTCATGAATTTCGTGAACCATTTATTGGAGGTGGTTCGGTATTTCTTCATATTCGTCAAACCTATACTGATATAAAATACTGGATCAATGATTTAAACGAAGAACTCTGTCATTTTTGGCTGCAATCTCAGAACAACTTACCGGCATTAGTGGAACGGGTTTGGCAGGTTAAAAAAAGTAAGACTTGTGGCAGAGAATTATTCAATCAGTTGGCTAAAGCTGACACGGCTAAAATGACCTCTTTAGAAAGAGCGACCCGTTTTTTTGTCTTGAATCGTATCTCTTTTTCTGGAACAATTGAAAGTGGTGGTTATTCTGAAGCTTCATTTCTAGGAAGATTTACTGACTCCTCTATTGATAGGTTGGCTGCTTTAAATCAATCCTTAGTCAATACGATAATAACTAACTTGGATTATAGGCAACTTCTGGAAGAACCAGGAGAAAATGTATTCATTTTTTTAGATCCGCCCTATTTAGCTAATAGTCAATCTAGGCTATACGGAAAAAAAGGAGATTTACATACTTTTTTTGATCATAACCGCTTTGCGAAGTTGATGCAGAACTGTCCTCATCAATGGCTAATTACCTATGATGACTGTGAACAAGTCAGAGAAAATTTTGATTTTGCTTTTATTTACGAATGGGAATTACAATATGGCATGAATAACTATAAACAAAAACAAGCTAAGAAAGGGAATGAGCTTTTTATTACTAACTATCCCATTGATCAGATTTTGGTCGCCTCTGTTTAA
- a CDS encoding ATP-binding protein, producing the protein MRSLLQTILAMIRRWWSEFTLQTRLMAAATLVVSLFMSGLTFWAVNAIQRDAQMIDTRFGRDVGLLLAANVAPLIAEQNLTEVARFSGRFYQSTSNIRYMIYADQSGQIFFGIPYSDNSVRNSLAIERSIELPVADFEQSDLPLIRQHLTPNGEVTDVFIPLKHEGRYLGVLALGINPNPAVVNSSNLTRDVTIAVFISIWIMVILGAVFNALNITQPIKELLLGVKNIAAGNFQQRINLPFGGELGELIVNFNEMAERLERYEEQNIEELTAEKAKLDTLVSTIADGAMLVDTNLQLLLVNPTARRLFSWEGQDILGKNIIEYLPAEITAQLTQPLREMAKDHSSRPSGEEVIEESETPFLPEEFRLTLTQPIPRTLRLMLTQVFDQYRETLKGIVMTVQDITREVELNEAKSQFISNVSHELRTPLFNIKSFIETLCEFGEDLTEAERREFLETANNETDRLTRLVNDVLDLSRLESSRIYQLEAIDIHPLMEQTLRTYQLNAKDKELQLCLEVESNLPSVLGHYDLLLQVLTNLVGNSLKFTTAGGKVVLRAFKFLGHPDTISLDSPPEIPPTYVRVEISDTGIGIDPEDQAAIFDRFFRVENRVHTLEGTGLGLSIVRNIIEKHHSQIHLVSEVGVGTTFWFDLMIHQAS; encoded by the coding sequence ATGCGATCGCTTCTGCAAACCATTCTGGCAATGATCCGTCGCTGGTGGTCGGAATTTACATTACAGACCCGATTAATGGCGGCGGCAACCTTGGTTGTGTCTCTATTCATGAGTGGCTTAACGTTTTGGGCAGTTAATGCGATTCAACGGGATGCCCAAATGATTGATACTCGTTTTGGTCGAGATGTGGGACTTCTATTAGCCGCTAATGTGGCTCCCCTGATCGCCGAACAAAATTTAACTGAAGTAGCCCGTTTTTCCGGTCGTTTTTATCAGAGCACCTCGAATATTCGCTACATGATCTATGCCGATCAATCCGGTCAGATTTTTTTTGGCATTCCCTATTCGGATAACTCTGTTCGTAACTCCCTCGCTATTGAACGCAGTATCGAGCTACCTGTTGCCGATTTTGAACAGTCGGATTTACCCCTCATTCGCCAACATCTCACCCCCAATGGAGAAGTCACGGATGTTTTTATTCCCCTCAAACATGAAGGTCGTTATTTAGGAGTTTTAGCCCTGGGTATTAATCCCAATCCAGCCGTCGTCAATTCCTCGAATCTGACTAGGGATGTGACGATCGCCGTTTTTATCTCAATTTGGATCATGGTGATCCTAGGAGCCGTCTTTAATGCTTTAAATATTACGCAACCGATCAAAGAATTACTATTAGGGGTTAAAAATATTGCTGCCGGCAATTTTCAACAGCGGATTAATTTACCCTTTGGTGGAGAATTAGGAGAATTAATTGTCAACTTTAATGAGATGGCCGAGCGTTTAGAACGCTATGAAGAGCAGAATATTGAAGAACTGACGGCGGAAAAAGCAAAATTAGATACATTGGTTTCGACTATTGCCGATGGAGCCATGCTCGTAGATACTAATTTACAGTTATTGTTAGTGAATCCCACCGCCAGACGCTTATTTTCCTGGGAAGGACAGGATATTCTGGGCAAAAATATTATTGAATATTTACCGGCTGAAATTACGGCTCAGTTAACTCAACCCTTGAGAGAAATGGCCAAGGATCACAGTTCACGACCTAGCGGTGAAGAGGTAATTGAAGAATCAGAAACGCCTTTTTTACCAGAAGAATTTCGCTTAACCTTAACTCAGCCTATTCCCCGTACCCTTCGACTGATGTTAACCCAGGTCTTTGATCAGTATCGGGAAACGTTAAAGGGAATTGTGATGACAGTTCAGGATATTACGCGAGAAGTAGAACTCAATGAAGCTAAAAGTCAATTTATTAGTAATGTTTCCCACGAATTACGCACGCCGTTGTTTAATATTAAATCGTTTATTGAAACCCTCTGTGAGTTTGGGGAAGATTTAACCGAAGCTGAACGGCGAGAGTTTTTAGAAACAGCCAATAATGAAACTGATCGCCTAACTCGTTTGGTTAATGATGTGTTGGATCTATCTCGCCTGGAATCCTCTAGAATTTATCAGCTAGAGGCGATCGATATTCACCCCTTAATGGAACAAACCCTTCGCACTTATCAACTCAATGCTAAGGATAAGGAACTGCAATTATGTCTAGAAGTCGAATCCAATTTACCCTCTGTTCTCGGTCATTATGATTTACTGTTGCAAGTTCTAACTAATTTGGTGGGAAATTCGCTCAAGTTTACAACCGCCGGTGGAAAAGTTGTACTGCGTGCCTTTAAGTTCCTTGGCCATCCTGACACGATCTCCCTGGATTCTCCCCCAGAAATTCCCCCAACCTATGTACGAGTTGAGATTTCTGATACTGGCATTGGCATTGATCCTGAAGATCAAGCTGCCATTTTTGATCGTTTCTTCCGGGTTGAAAATCGGGTTCATACTTTGGAAGGAACGGGATTAGGCCTATCAATTGTGCGTAATATTATTGAAAAACATCATAGCCAAATCCATTTAGTCAGTGAAGTGGGGGTGGGAACTACCTTTTGGTTTGATCTAATGATCCATCAAGCCAGTTAA
- a CDS encoding zinc ribbon domain-containing protein produces MGRINRLCKYLDDLMSRISLSKVAKERQKMRRAASRLRGKIRDLIDDCHKKTASYLTKKYPAILLPKFETSEMTNRSKRKIRSKTARQMLTWAHYRFKQVLKNKAELSGCQVFDVTEEFTSKTCTKCGHIHTKLGGSKVFRCPVCDHVIPRDWNGALGIMLKALSGTTFTLSNEGDAIVAKCGNIPLSVA; encoded by the coding sequence ATGGGACGAATCAACAGGCTATGTAAGTATCTTGATGACTTGATGAGTCGAATTAGCCTGTCAAAAGTTGCTAAAGAACGACAAAAGATGAGACGGGCAGCCTCTCGGTTACGAGGCAAGATTCGTGACTTAATTGATGACTGCCATAAAAAAACAGCAAGTTACTTAACAAAAAAATATCCAGCTATCTTGCTGCCAAAGTTTGAAACGTCAGAAATGACCAATCGTTCCAAGCGAAAAATCAGAAGTAAAACTGCCCGACAAATGTTGACCTGGGCGCATTATCGGTTCAAACAAGTCCTTAAAAATAAAGCTGAGTTAAGTGGCTGTCAGGTGTTTGACGTGACAGAAGAATTTACCAGCAAAACTTGTACGAAATGCGGACATATCCACACAAAACTAGGTGGTTCTAAGGTTTTTCGATGTCCCGTTTGTGACCACGTTATTCCACGCGATTGGAATGGTGCTTTGGGTATTATGCTCAAGGCTTTGTCGGGTACGACCTTCACTCTCAGTAACGAGGGTGATGCTATTGTTGCAAAATGCGGTAATATACCGCTTTCTGTCGCATAA
- a CDS encoding cytochrome b6-f complex iron-sulfur subunit, whose amino-acid sequence MAQLTGASDVPDLGRRQFMNLLTFGTITGIAAGALYPVVKYFIPPSSGSAGGGVTAKDALGNDVKVGEFLAAHNPGDRTLAQGLKGDPTYIIVTGEKTITDYGINAICTHLGCVVPWNASENKFMCPCHGSQYNSEGKVVRGPAPLSLALAHATVTEDDKLVFTPWTETDFRTNEDPWWA is encoded by the coding sequence ATGGCTCAACTTACAGGTGCGTCCGATGTCCCCGATTTGGGTCGTCGTCAATTTATGAACTTATTGACCTTTGGGACGATTACGGGAATTGCGGCGGGGGCTTTATATCCCGTAGTGAAATATTTCATTCCTCCTTCTAGTGGCTCGGCTGGAGGAGGCGTAACGGCTAAAGATGCCCTCGGTAATGATGTCAAGGTAGGGGAATTTTTAGCAGCCCATAATCCAGGCGATCGCACCTTAGCGCAAGGTTTAAAGGGAGATCCTACCTATATTATCGTGACGGGAGAGAAAACCATCACTGACTATGGCATTAACGCGATCTGTACTCACTTAGGCTGTGTTGTGCCCTGGAATGCCAGTGAGAACAAGTTTATGTGTCCCTGTCATGGTTCCCAATACAATTCCGAAGGGAAAGTTGTACGTGGCCCGGCTCCTCTTTCCTTGGCCCTAGCCCATGCAACCGTTACTGAAGACGATAAATTGGTCTTTACGCCCTGGACAGAAACAGACTTTCGTACCAATGAAGATCCCTGGTGGGCTTAA
- the petA gene encoding apocytochrome f produces the protein MRTPDFSGLWQRGQKALLNIALIAIATTSLFLLSDLAAPQSAAAYPFWAQQTAPATPREATGRIVCANCHLAQKPAEIEIPQAVLPDTVFEAVVKIPYDLNSQQVLGDGSKGGLNVGAVLMLPDGFKIAPSDRIPEEMKEKVGGVFFQPYREDQENVVIVGPLPGDQYQEIVFPVLSPDPATNKAIHYGKYSVHLGANRGRGQLYPTGEPSNNNAVKAPKNGTIGQITKQEAGGYEVVLSTSDGDETVTILPGPELIVSEGQTVAAGDFLTTNPNVGGFGQKDTEVVLQNPTRIKFLVLFLAAIMLAQIFLVLKKKQIEKVQAAELEF, from the coding sequence ATGAGAACGCCTGATTTTTCGGGATTGTGGCAACGGGGACAAAAAGCCCTGCTGAATATTGCTTTGATAGCGATCGCCACTACCAGTCTATTTTTATTGAGTGATCTGGCTGCCCCCCAATCTGCCGCCGCCTATCCTTTTTGGGCCCAACAAACGGCTCCCGCAACCCCTAGAGAAGCAACGGGTCGTATTGTTTGCGCTAACTGTCACCTCGCCCAAAAACCGGCTGAAATTGAAATTCCCCAAGCTGTACTGCCCGACACCGTATTTGAGGCAGTGGTTAAAATTCCCTATGATCTCAATAGTCAGCAAGTATTAGGAGATGGCTCTAAGGGCGGTCTCAATGTCGGTGCTGTATTAATGTTGCCTGATGGGTTTAAAATTGCCCCCAGCGATCGCATTCCCGAAGAAATGAAGGAAAAGGTGGGCGGTGTTTTCTTCCAGCCCTATCGTGAAGATCAAGAAAATGTGGTAATTGTTGGCCCCTTACCGGGTGATCAGTATCAAGAAATTGTTTTCCCCGTTCTTTCTCCCGATCCCGCCACCAACAAGGCGATTCACTATGGTAAATATTCTGTCCATTTAGGGGCAAATCGTGGTCGTGGGCAACTCTATCCGACTGGCGAACCGAGCAATAACAATGCGGTTAAAGCTCCTAAAAATGGAACCATTGGCCAAATTACTAAGCAAGAAGCGGGCGGTTATGAAGTCGTTCTGTCTACGAGTGATGGCGATGAAACGGTGACAATTTTGCCTGGCCCTGAGTTAATTGTCTCGGAAGGTCAAACTGTTGCTGCCGGAGATTTCCTGACAACAAATCCTAATGTGGGTGGTTTTGGACAAAAAGATACTGAGGTTGTGCTACAAAATCCAACCCGCATCAAGTTCCTCGTTCTTTTCCTCGCAGCCATTATGTTGGCTCAAATTTTCTTAGTTCTCAAGAAAAAACAAATCGAGAAAGTTCAAGCAGCAGAATTAGAATTCTAG
- a CDS encoding DUF697 domain-containing protein has product MPLPRLITLIVGLSLILGLVIWLINAIFRLYFQVSWTAPFLANLLVLLIIGLLGLLIYAFFYYFNLSTRPKSGKKSGRPNIKLPDQKTETAAANLQAVRRQVQQIQDKVAQEALLRKSQAIQESLHRGNLQIVVFGTGSAGKTSLVNALIGEMVGAVAATMGTTQIGETYHLPLPGLSREILITDTPGILEAGIAGTERETLARQLATEADLLLFVVDNDLRQSEYEPLQALAAIGKRSLLIFNKTDLYVDEDQEIILKTLTRRVQSFISANDILAIAANPQPVKIASGLMVKPDPEITPLVKRLVAVLRAEGEDLIADNILLQSQRLGEEARQLIDQQRRREADKIIERYQWIGAGVIAVTPLPVVDILATAAVNAQMVVEIGQVYGCELNSDRGKELAFSLGKTLVSLGVVRGAVELLAKVLQTQMATYVIGKAIQAITAAYLTRIAGKSFVEYFRADQDWGDGGMTEVVQKQFQLSRRDEFIKAFVKDAIAKVVQPFNDIWEEAETEGEPLPDLSQLPQIKAELITDQMSETPAEIEYEPVPQSRYSDWEKPKKYLDDW; this is encoded by the coding sequence ATGCCCCTGCCCCGTCTGATTACCTTAATTGTTGGTTTAAGCTTAATTCTTGGGCTAGTCATCTGGCTAATTAATGCCATTTTTCGGCTGTATTTCCAGGTGTCCTGGACGGCTCCCTTTTTAGCTAATTTGCTCGTTTTGCTGATTATTGGCCTCCTAGGATTATTGATCTACGCCTTTTTTTACTATTTCAATCTTTCCACACGTCCCAAATCGGGAAAGAAGTCTGGACGACCCAACATTAAATTACCCGATCAAAAAACGGAAACTGCTGCCGCTAATCTGCAAGCGGTTCGTCGTCAAGTCCAGCAAATTCAAGATAAAGTGGCTCAGGAAGCTCTACTGCGTAAATCTCAAGCCATTCAGGAAAGTTTGCATCGAGGCAATCTTCAGATCGTTGTTTTTGGCACTGGTTCGGCGGGTAAAACGTCCTTGGTTAATGCCTTAATCGGTGAAATGGTGGGAGCGGTGGCGGCAACAATGGGAACCACTCAAATCGGCGAAACCTATCATTTACCCTTGCCTGGGTTAAGTCGAGAAATTTTGATTACTGATACGCCTGGCATTTTAGAGGCGGGTATTGCCGGGACGGAAAGGGAAACTTTGGCGCGACAATTGGCCACGGAAGCGGATTTACTGTTGTTTGTGGTGGATAATGATCTACGTCAGTCGGAATATGAACCCTTACAAGCTTTGGCTGCTATTGGTAAGCGATCGCTGTTAATTTTTAATAAAACCGATCTGTATGTCGATGAGGATCAAGAAATAATTCTTAAAACCCTGACGCGACGGGTGCAAAGTTTTATTTCAGCTAATGATATTTTAGCGATCGCCGCCAATCCGCAACCGGTTAAGATTGCATCGGGATTAATGGTTAAACCTGATCCAGAAATTACGCCCTTAGTGAAACGTTTAGTAGCAGTATTACGGGCAGAAGGCGAAGATTTAATTGCGGATAATATTCTCTTGCAATCCCAACGTTTAGGAGAAGAAGCGCGTCAATTAATTGATCAACAACGGCGACGGGAAGCGGATAAAATTATCGAACGTTATCAGTGGATTGGGGCCGGAGTCATTGCGGTTACACCTTTACCCGTTGTAGATATTTTGGCAACGGCAGCAGTCAATGCTCAAATGGTGGTGGAAATCGGTCAGGTCTATGGATGTGAATTAAACAGCGATCGCGGTAAAGAATTAGCTTTTTCCTTAGGGAAAACCCTGGTGAGTTTAGGGGTGGTTAGAGGGGCAGTGGAATTATTAGCAAAAGTGTTACAAACCCAGATGGCCACCTATGTGATTGGCAAAGCCATTCAAGCAATTACGGCGGCCTATTTAACTCGTATTGCTGGTAAAAGTTTTGTGGAATATTTTCGGGCTGATCAGGATTGGGGCGATGGCGGCATGACTGAAGTGGTACAAAAACAATTTCAACTCAGTCGTCGAGATGAATTTATTAAAGCCTTTGTTAAAGATGCGATCGCCAAGGTTGTGCAACCTTTTAATGATATTTGGGAAGAGGCTGAAACGGAAGGGGAACCTCTACCAGATTTGTCCCAATTACCTCAAATTAAAGCGGAATTAATCACCGATCAAATGTCTGAAACGCCAGCAGAAATTGAATATGAACCCGTACCGCAATCTCGCTATAGTGATTGGGAAAAGCCGAAAAAATATTTAGATGATTGGTAA